A window of Oncorhynchus keta strain PuntledgeMale-10-30-2019 chromosome 27, Oket_V2, whole genome shotgun sequence contains these coding sequences:
- the LOC118360070 gene encoding LIM domain and actin-binding protein 1-like isoform X3 has protein sequence MERRQQQRDRERQEGGAAEVPCIPSEKPDIPLNNLKMMFEKGENLQNKVSREPVRIGGTGGITDNMDQLLGDSGSIESMPLRDRMAMYQAAVSKTEVLSSSVSSDQLDSDLCSKQKENVPPGSVDTGPDSEPNSRKASSTESNAGSSTGTFSASPPTQKDQAQPKTSRSFCLPARESCVSCQKTVYPLERLVANQKVYHNTCFRCSHCNTKLSLGTYASLHSHVYCKPHFCQLFKAKGNYDEGFGLRPHKELWETKGESGAGEEPRTELTTKATSFSKDKLKKCASTGTLLVSPAVEESPLAKVNMVTASLETRAQSSAEKDKPVETRRLKISWPPRTEGDGEGGNTGDSPTSDGSSAGKQSRAKWPPEDDSASTDQSPEPTIRSTLCRSASLKERSRPFSLAMASHAPAPAASQTANPEPLERSSFEDREPELACSPEEQGMEDQEQPNSLSPDYHTPSNDSYVDIHTSSEDEGMEGRVARLKDHHELLEANHEQGAKNDGEEEEKLEGEEEGAGKEGEGLPSQNCQTASSEMAAPPSSLETEPRSKTNRTSQDVGFWNGEEAVSVEEMIKRNRYYEEDEDEED, from the exons atggagaggagacagcagcagagagaccgagagaggcaggagggaggagcaGCAGAAGTGCCTTGCATCCCCAGTGAGAAGCCCGACATACCCCTCAACAACCTCAAGATGATGTTCGAGAAAGGAGAGAACCTTCAGAACAAA GTGTCCAGAGAGCCTGTGAGGATTGGAGGGACCGGAGGCATCACTGACAACATGGATCAGCTACTTGGAG ATTCAGGGAGCATAGAGTCCATGCCCCTGAGGGACAGGATGGCCATGTACCAGGCTGCTGTGTCTAAAACAGAGGTGTTATCCTCCTCAGTCAGC AGTGATCAGCTGGACTCTGACCTCTGCAGCAAACAGAAGGAGAATGTACCCCCAGGCAGTGTGGACACG ggtcCGGACTCAGAGCCCAACAGTAGGAAAGCATCTTCCACAGAGAGCAATG CAGGCTCCAGTACCGGCACCTTCTCTGCATCCCCCCCGACTCAGAAGGACCAAGCTCAGCCCAAGACCTCCAGG AGCTTCTGCTTGCCTGCAAGAGAGAGTTGTGTGTCATGTCAGAAGACAGTCTACCCTTTAGAGCGTCTGGTAGCCAACCAAAAGGTCTACCACAACACCTGTTTCAGATGCTCCCACTGCAACACCAAACTCAG CCTGGGGACCTACGCCTCTCTGCACAGCCACGTCTACTGCAAGCCTCACTTCTGCCAGCTGTTCAAGGCCAAGGGCAACTACGACGAGGGCTTCGGCTTGCGCCCTCACAAGGAGCTGTGGGAGACCAAAGGAGAGAGTGGGGCTGGGGAGGAACCCAGGACAGAGCTGACTACCAAGGCCACCTCCTTTTCCAAAGACAAGCTGAAGAAGTGCGCCTCTACTGGCACGCTGTTGGTCAGCCCAGCAGTAGAGGAGTCTCCACTGGCCAAGGTCAACATGGTGACGGCCTCCCTGGAGACCCGCGCCCAGAGCTCAGCAGAGAAGGACAAGCCAGTGGAAACACGTCGGCTGAAGATCTCCTGGCCCCCCCGCACtgaaggagacggagaggggggTAACACTGGGGACAGTCCCACCTCAGACGGGAGCTCCGCTGGGAAACAATCCCGTGCTAAGTGGCCCCCAGAGGATGACTCAGCCTCCACcgaccagagcccagagcccaccATACGCTCCACCCTCTGCAGGAGCGCCTCCCTCAAGGAGCGTAGCCGACCCTTCTCATTGGCCATGGCCTCCCATGCTCCCGCTCCTGCTGCCAGTCAGACAGCCAATCCTGAGCCACTGGAGAGAAGCTCATTTGAGGACAGGGAGCCTGAACTGGCCTGTAGCCCTGAGGAACAAGGCATGGAGGACCAGGAACAACCAAACAGCCTGTCACCCGACTACCACACGCCTTCTAACGACAGCTACGTGGACATCCACACCAGCTCTGAGGAcgaggggatggaggggagagtcGCACGTCTGAAAGACCACCACGAATTACTAGAAGCAAACCATGAACAGGGAGCAAAGAATGACGGGGAGGAAGAGGAAAAgctggagggagaagaagagggagcaGGAAAAGAGGGGGAAGGGTTACCTTCTCAAAACTGCCAGACTGCCTCGTCAGAGATGGCCGCGCCCCCCTCGTCTCTGGAGACTGAGCCGAGGTCCAAGACCAACCGCACGTCTCAGGATGTGGGCTTCTGGAACGGCGAGGAGGCCGTGTCTGTAGAGGAGATGATTAAGAGGAACCGCTACTATGAGGAAGATGAGGACGAGGAGGACTGA
- the LOC118360070 gene encoding LIM domain and actin-binding protein 1-like isoform X2, translated as MTVAPFSRRQWASQSLRVTAAELSIVGTRGKNNAIAERFSKYQLAAEEANLERKKAAAEPSPQTSRSCNLSVLKKLWEQPVQSATPCATLPHTRRLLPSDPNAKHQTQATQAQPPLSPDPNTSPTAAEDQAGPGMERRQQQRDRERQEGGAAEVPCIPSEKPDIPLNNLKMMFEKGENLQNKVSREPVRIGGTGGITDNMDQLLGDSGSIESMPLRDRMAMYQAAVSKTEVLSSSVSSDQLDSDLCSKQKENVPPGSVDTGPDSEPNSRKASSTESNGSSTGTFSASPPTQKDQAQPKTSRSFCLPARESCVSCQKTVYPLERLVANQKVYHNTCFRCSHCNTKLSLGTYASLHSHVYCKPHFCQLFKAKGNYDEGFGLRPHKELWETKGESGAGEEPRTELTTKATSFSKDKLKKCASTGTLLVSPAVEESPLAKVNMVTASLETRAQSSAEKDKPVETRRLKISWPPRTEGDGEGGNTGDSPTSDGSSAGKQSRAKWPPEDDSASTDQSPEPTIRSTLCRSASLKERSRPFSLAMASHAPAPAASQTANPEPLERSSFEDREPELACSPEEQGMEDQEQPNSLSPDYHTPSNDSYVDIHTSSEDEGMEGRVARLKDHHELLEANHEQGAKNDGEEEEKLEGEEEGAGKEGEGLPSQNCQTASSEMAAPPSSLETEPRSKTNRTSQDVGFWNGEEAVSVEEMIKRNRYYEEDEDEED; from the exons GCTGCGGAGCCGTCGCCACAGACTTCCCGCAGTTGCAACCTGAGTGTGTTGAAGAAGCTTTGGGAGCAGCCTGTCCAGTCAGCCACACCTTGTGCCACGCTACCCCACACTCGCCGCTTACTCCCCTCAGATCCTAACGCCAAGCACCAGACCCAGGCAACTCAGGCCCAGCCACCTCTCTCACCAGACCCCAACACCAGTCCCACAGCCGCAGAGGACCAGGCAGGACCAGGtatggagaggagacagcagcagagagaccgagagaggcaggagggaggagcaGCAGAAGTGCCTTGCATCCCCAGTGAGAAGCCCGACATACCCCTCAACAACCTCAAGATGATGTTCGAGAAAGGAGAGAACCTTCAGAACAAA GTGTCCAGAGAGCCTGTGAGGATTGGAGGGACCGGAGGCATCACTGACAACATGGATCAGCTACTTGGAG ATTCAGGGAGCATAGAGTCCATGCCCCTGAGGGACAGGATGGCCATGTACCAGGCTGCTGTGTCTAAAACAGAGGTGTTATCCTCCTCAGTCAGC AGTGATCAGCTGGACTCTGACCTCTGCAGCAAACAGAAGGAGAATGTACCCCCAGGCAGTGTGGACACG ggtcCGGACTCAGAGCCCAACAGTAGGAAAGCATCTTCCACAGAGAGCAATG GCTCCAGTACCGGCACCTTCTCTGCATCCCCCCCGACTCAGAAGGACCAAGCTCAGCCCAAGACCTCCAGG AGCTTCTGCTTGCCTGCAAGAGAGAGTTGTGTGTCATGTCAGAAGACAGTCTACCCTTTAGAGCGTCTGGTAGCCAACCAAAAGGTCTACCACAACACCTGTTTCAGATGCTCCCACTGCAACACCAAACTCAG CCTGGGGACCTACGCCTCTCTGCACAGCCACGTCTACTGCAAGCCTCACTTCTGCCAGCTGTTCAAGGCCAAGGGCAACTACGACGAGGGCTTCGGCTTGCGCCCTCACAAGGAGCTGTGGGAGACCAAAGGAGAGAGTGGGGCTGGGGAGGAACCCAGGACAGAGCTGACTACCAAGGCCACCTCCTTTTCCAAAGACAAGCTGAAGAAGTGCGCCTCTACTGGCACGCTGTTGGTCAGCCCAGCAGTAGAGGAGTCTCCACTGGCCAAGGTCAACATGGTGACGGCCTCCCTGGAGACCCGCGCCCAGAGCTCAGCAGAGAAGGACAAGCCAGTGGAAACACGTCGGCTGAAGATCTCCTGGCCCCCCCGCACtgaaggagacggagaggggggTAACACTGGGGACAGTCCCACCTCAGACGGGAGCTCCGCTGGGAAACAATCCCGTGCTAAGTGGCCCCCAGAGGATGACTCAGCCTCCACcgaccagagcccagagcccaccATACGCTCCACCCTCTGCAGGAGCGCCTCCCTCAAGGAGCGTAGCCGACCCTTCTCATTGGCCATGGCCTCCCATGCTCCCGCTCCTGCTGCCAGTCAGACAGCCAATCCTGAGCCACTGGAGAGAAGCTCATTTGAGGACAGGGAGCCTGAACTGGCCTGTAGCCCTGAGGAACAAGGCATGGAGGACCAGGAACAACCAAACAGCCTGTCACCCGACTACCACACGCCTTCTAACGACAGCTACGTGGACATCCACACCAGCTCTGAGGAcgaggggatggaggggagagtcGCACGTCTGAAAGACCACCACGAATTACTAGAAGCAAACCATGAACAGGGAGCAAAGAATGACGGGGAGGAAGAGGAAAAgctggagggagaagaagagggagcaGGAAAAGAGGGGGAAGGGTTACCTTCTCAAAACTGCCAGACTGCCTCGTCAGAGATGGCCGCGCCCCCCTCGTCTCTGGAGACTGAGCCGAGGTCCAAGACCAACCGCACGTCTCAGGATGTGGGCTTCTGGAACGGCGAGGAGGCCGTGTCTGTAGAGGAGATGATTAAGAGGAACCGCTACTATGAGGAAGATGAGGACGAGGAGGACTGA
- the LOC118360070 gene encoding LIM domain and actin-binding protein 1-like isoform X1: protein MTVAPFSRRQWASQSLRVTAAELSIVGTRGKNNAIAERFSKYQLAAEEANLERKKAAAEPSPQTSRSCNLSVLKKLWEQPVQSATPCATLPHTRRLLPSDPNAKHQTQATQAQPPLSPDPNTSPTAAEDQAGPGMERRQQQRDRERQEGGAAEVPCIPSEKPDIPLNNLKMMFEKGENLQNKVSREPVRIGGTGGITDNMDQLLGDSGSIESMPLRDRMAMYQAAVSKTEVLSSSVSSDQLDSDLCSKQKENVPPGSVDTGPDSEPNSRKASSTESNAGSSTGTFSASPPTQKDQAQPKTSRSFCLPARESCVSCQKTVYPLERLVANQKVYHNTCFRCSHCNTKLSLGTYASLHSHVYCKPHFCQLFKAKGNYDEGFGLRPHKELWETKGESGAGEEPRTELTTKATSFSKDKLKKCASTGTLLVSPAVEESPLAKVNMVTASLETRAQSSAEKDKPVETRRLKISWPPRTEGDGEGGNTGDSPTSDGSSAGKQSRAKWPPEDDSASTDQSPEPTIRSTLCRSASLKERSRPFSLAMASHAPAPAASQTANPEPLERSSFEDREPELACSPEEQGMEDQEQPNSLSPDYHTPSNDSYVDIHTSSEDEGMEGRVARLKDHHELLEANHEQGAKNDGEEEEKLEGEEEGAGKEGEGLPSQNCQTASSEMAAPPSSLETEPRSKTNRTSQDVGFWNGEEAVSVEEMIKRNRYYEEDEDEED, encoded by the exons GCTGCGGAGCCGTCGCCACAGACTTCCCGCAGTTGCAACCTGAGTGTGTTGAAGAAGCTTTGGGAGCAGCCTGTCCAGTCAGCCACACCTTGTGCCACGCTACCCCACACTCGCCGCTTACTCCCCTCAGATCCTAACGCCAAGCACCAGACCCAGGCAACTCAGGCCCAGCCACCTCTCTCACCAGACCCCAACACCAGTCCCACAGCCGCAGAGGACCAGGCAGGACCAGGtatggagaggagacagcagcagagagaccgagagaggcaggagggaggagcaGCAGAAGTGCCTTGCATCCCCAGTGAGAAGCCCGACATACCCCTCAACAACCTCAAGATGATGTTCGAGAAAGGAGAGAACCTTCAGAACAAA GTGTCCAGAGAGCCTGTGAGGATTGGAGGGACCGGAGGCATCACTGACAACATGGATCAGCTACTTGGAG ATTCAGGGAGCATAGAGTCCATGCCCCTGAGGGACAGGATGGCCATGTACCAGGCTGCTGTGTCTAAAACAGAGGTGTTATCCTCCTCAGTCAGC AGTGATCAGCTGGACTCTGACCTCTGCAGCAAACAGAAGGAGAATGTACCCCCAGGCAGTGTGGACACG ggtcCGGACTCAGAGCCCAACAGTAGGAAAGCATCTTCCACAGAGAGCAATG CAGGCTCCAGTACCGGCACCTTCTCTGCATCCCCCCCGACTCAGAAGGACCAAGCTCAGCCCAAGACCTCCAGG AGCTTCTGCTTGCCTGCAAGAGAGAGTTGTGTGTCATGTCAGAAGACAGTCTACCCTTTAGAGCGTCTGGTAGCCAACCAAAAGGTCTACCACAACACCTGTTTCAGATGCTCCCACTGCAACACCAAACTCAG CCTGGGGACCTACGCCTCTCTGCACAGCCACGTCTACTGCAAGCCTCACTTCTGCCAGCTGTTCAAGGCCAAGGGCAACTACGACGAGGGCTTCGGCTTGCGCCCTCACAAGGAGCTGTGGGAGACCAAAGGAGAGAGTGGGGCTGGGGAGGAACCCAGGACAGAGCTGACTACCAAGGCCACCTCCTTTTCCAAAGACAAGCTGAAGAAGTGCGCCTCTACTGGCACGCTGTTGGTCAGCCCAGCAGTAGAGGAGTCTCCACTGGCCAAGGTCAACATGGTGACGGCCTCCCTGGAGACCCGCGCCCAGAGCTCAGCAGAGAAGGACAAGCCAGTGGAAACACGTCGGCTGAAGATCTCCTGGCCCCCCCGCACtgaaggagacggagaggggggTAACACTGGGGACAGTCCCACCTCAGACGGGAGCTCCGCTGGGAAACAATCCCGTGCTAAGTGGCCCCCAGAGGATGACTCAGCCTCCACcgaccagagcccagagcccaccATACGCTCCACCCTCTGCAGGAGCGCCTCCCTCAAGGAGCGTAGCCGACCCTTCTCATTGGCCATGGCCTCCCATGCTCCCGCTCCTGCTGCCAGTCAGACAGCCAATCCTGAGCCACTGGAGAGAAGCTCATTTGAGGACAGGGAGCCTGAACTGGCCTGTAGCCCTGAGGAACAAGGCATGGAGGACCAGGAACAACCAAACAGCCTGTCACCCGACTACCACACGCCTTCTAACGACAGCTACGTGGACATCCACACCAGCTCTGAGGAcgaggggatggaggggagagtcGCACGTCTGAAAGACCACCACGAATTACTAGAAGCAAACCATGAACAGGGAGCAAAGAATGACGGGGAGGAAGAGGAAAAgctggagggagaagaagagggagcaGGAAAAGAGGGGGAAGGGTTACCTTCTCAAAACTGCCAGACTGCCTCGTCAGAGATGGCCGCGCCCCCCTCGTCTCTGGAGACTGAGCCGAGGTCCAAGACCAACCGCACGTCTCAGGATGTGGGCTTCTGGAACGGCGAGGAGGCCGTGTCTGTAGAGGAGATGATTAAGAGGAACCGCTACTATGAGGAAGATGAGGACGAGGAGGACTGA